The Zingiber officinale cultivar Zhangliang chromosome 9A, Zo_v1.1, whole genome shotgun sequence genome window below encodes:
- the LOC122020519 gene encoding uncharacterized protein LOC122020519: MIKFGVAGIGIVALNFFVFRNWVFFHSLPIFLFFVWLLLCCLASFPPSRSSLPLSSPAESASTEPPPFPVNSASTEPLSAPVGSASTKPLPFPVNSASTEPLPSPEPLPSPVASSSTKPLPLSPDSNRAGRALSRVLSAVSSAPVDSRKYDLVRSLADRILYRNLGSVVEELLDLNRAALAVAFARTIALLEASIEAEVRLASGLRSSWASQARDEQRGASAEKLAAETMWLGQKMAESSAASTAVTMWGSMLRLPVLAISVKPRLQNVIVRVCEFMFTLIVNSEELEGNSTSSRLAMLKAWLPLLCQLGKKPDTVRLLERMIEKFPYEEQEDILSFWLDHYTSCVDFNCLNLESCYMRCYSESQNINLK; this comes from the exons atgatcaagTTTGGCGTCGCCGGCATCGGCATCGTCGCCCTCAACTTCTTCGTCTTCCGCAATTGGGTCTTCTTCCATTCCCTCCCCATCTTTCTCTTCTTCGTCTGGCTTCTCCTCTGTTGCCTCGCCTCGTTCCCCCCTTCCCGATCTTCCTTACCGCTGTCTTCCCCAGCTGAATCCGCCTCCACCGAGCCACCGCCTTTTCCCGTTAATTCCGCCTCCACCGAGCCGCTGTCTGCCCCCGTTGGTTCCGCCTCCACCAAGCCTCTGCCTTTTCCCGTTAATTCCGCCTCCACTGAACCGCTGCCTTCACCTGAGCCGCTTCCTTCCCCCGTTGCTTCCTCCTCCACCAAGCCGCTGCCTCTCTCACCTGATTCCAACCGCGCCGGCCGTGCTCTCTCGCGCGTCCTCTCCGCTGTGTCCAGCGCCCCCGTCGACTCCCGCAAGTACGACCTCGTACGCTCTCTCGCCGATCGGATCCTTTACAGAAACCTCGGCAGCGTCGTGGAAGAACTCCTGGATCTCAACCGCGCAGCTCTGGCCGTCGCTTTCGCGAGGACGATCGCCCTACTCGAGGCGTCCATCGAGGCGGAGGTGCGTCTGGCATCGGGGCTGCGGTCGAGTTGGGCCTCTCAGGCGAGAGATGAGCAGCGCGGTGCCTCGGCGGAGAAGCTGGCGGCGGAGACGATGTGGCTCGGGCAAAAGATGGCGGAGAGCAGCGCCGCCTCGACGGCGGTGACGATGTGGGGGTCGATGTTAAGGCTCCCTGTGCTCGCAATCTCCGTGAAGCCGCGTCTTCAAAACGTAATCGTCCGTGTCTGCG AATTTATGTTCACGCTCATCGTCAACTCGGAGGAATTGGAGGGAAATTCAACAAGCTCCCGACTAGCAATGCTCAAGGCATGGCTGCCATTACTTTGCCAACTTGGAAAGAAACCAGATACGGTCAGATTACTGGAGAGAATGATCGAGAAATTTCCTTACGAGGAGCAAGAGGATATTCTATCTTTCTGGCTTGATCACTACACCAGTTGTGTCGATTTCAATTGTCTTAATCTCGAAAGTTGCTACATGCGTTGCTACTCTGAATCTCAAAACATCAATCTGAAATGA